Proteins from a genomic interval of Lolium perenne isolate Kyuss_39 chromosome 1, Kyuss_2.0, whole genome shotgun sequence:
- the LOC127316874 gene encoding 26S proteasome non-ATPase regulatory subunit 14 homolog yields MERLQRIFGQTGMGQPGSDSPLLDSSEQVYISSLALLKMLKHGRAGVPMEVMGLMLGEFVDDYTVRVVDVFAMPQSGTGVSVEAVDHAFQTNMLDMLKQTGRPEMVVGWYHSHPGFGCWLSGVDINTQQSFEALNPRAVAVVIDPIQSVKGKVVIDAFRLINPQTMMLGQEPRQTTSNVGHLNKPSIQALIHGLNRHYYSIAINYRKNELEEKMLLNLHKKKWTDGLILRRFDTHSKTNEETVEEMLSLAIKYNKAVQEEDELTPEKLAIANVGRQDAKKHLEEHVSNLMSSNIVQTLGTMLDTVVF; encoded by the exons ATGGAGCGGCTGCAGAGGATCTTCGGCCAGACGGGGATGGGGCAGCCGGGGAGCGACTCGCCGCTGCTCGACTCCTCCGAGCAGGTCTACATCTCCTCGCTCGCGCTCCTCAAGATGCTCAAGCACG GGAGGGCCGGCGTGCCGATGGAGGTGATGGGCCTGATGCTGGGCGAGTTCGTCGACGACTACACGGTCAGGGTGGTGGACGTCTTCGCCATGCCGCAGAGCGGGACCGGGGTCAGCGTCGAGGCCGTCGACCACGCCTTCCAGACCAACATGCTCGACATGCTCAAGCAGACCGGGAG ACCTGAAATGGTGGTAGGCTGGTACCACTCACATCCTGGATTTGGTTGCTGGCTTTCCGGAGTTGACATCAATACTCAGCAG AGTTTTGAAGCTTTAAATCCCAGGGCAGTTGCTGTTGTGATAGATCCCATCCAGAGTGTCAAAGGGAAGGTGGTCATTGATGCATTCCGTCTCATTAACCCTCAGACCATGATGCTTGGCCAGGAGCCACGACAGACAACATCGAATGTTGGCCACCTAAACAAGCCGTCTATTCAG GCTCTTATTCACGGGCTGAACAGGCACTACTACTCCATTGCAATCAACTACCGGAAAAATGAGCTTGAGGAGAAGATGTTGCTGAACCTACATAAAAAGAAATGGACGGATGGTTTGATTTTGAGGAGGTTTGACACTCATTCAAAGACCAACGAGGAGACTGTTGAG GAAATGCTGAGCCTGGCCATCAAGTACAACAAGGCTGTGCAGGAGGAGGATGAGCTGACGCCTGAGAAACTGGCGATTGCAAATGTTGGGCGGCAGGATGCGAAGAAGCATTTGGAGGAGCATGTCTCGAATTTGATGTCGTCGAACATAGTTCAGACCCTAGGGACCATGCTAGACACAGTTGTCTTTTAG